The Vulcanimicrobium alpinum sequence AGCGAACGCTTCCACCCGCCGAAACTGTGATAGGCGACCGGGACGGGGATCGGCACGTTGATCCCGACCATCCCCGCCTTCACGTTCGCGTCGAAATGCCGCGCGGTGTCACCGTCGCGGGTGAAGATCGCGACGCCGTTGCCGAACTCGTGCGCGTTCACGAGCGCCAGCGCCTCGTCGTACGACGACGCGCGCACAACGGAGAGCACCGGCCCGAAGATCTCTTCGCGATAGACGCGCATCGACGCGGTGACGCGATCGAGCAGCGTCGCGCCGAGGAAGAATCCGCGCCCCGGCAGATCGGCGTCGCGGCCGTCGACGACGATCTGCGCGCCTTCTTTGGCGGCGAGTTCGACGTAGCCGCGCACGCGCTCGAGGTGCTCGCCGGTCACCAGCGGCCCCATCTCCGCGCCGGGTTCCATGCCGGGCGAAACCTTGAGCGACGCGATGCGGCCGCGCAGCTGCGCGATCACCGCGTCGGCGGTGGCGTCGCCGACGGCAACGGCGACGGAGATCGCCATGCAGCGCTCGCCGGCCGATCCGTACGCCGCACCCATGAGCGCGTCGGTCACCTGAGCGAGATCCGCATCGGGCATCACGACGAGGTGATTCTTCGCGCCGCCTAGCGCCTGAACGCGCTTCCCGGTCGCGGCGGCGCGGGTGTACACGTGCTGCGCGATCGGCGTCGAGCCGACGAAGCTGACCGCGTCGATCCCCGGATGCTCGAGGATCGCGTTCACCGCGTCCTTGTCGCCGTTGACGACGTTGAACACGCCGGCCGGCAGGCCGCACTCGGCGAGCAGTGCGGCCATCTCGAGCGCGAGCGACGGATCTTTTTCACTCGGCTTGAGGATGAACGTGTTGCCGCACGCGATCGCGACCGGAAACATCCACATCGGCACCATCGCCGGAAAGTTGAATGGCGTGATCCCCGCGCAGACCCCGAGCGGTTGACGCACCGCCTTGACGTCGATCCCGGTCCCGACGTTTTCGCTGAACTCGCCCTTGAGCAGCTGCGGGATGCCGCAGGCGAACTCGACGACTTCGAGACCGCGCTGCACTTCGCCGCGCGCGTCGTCGAACGTCTTCCCGTGTTCGGCGGTGACGATCCGCGCCAGCCGGTCCATGTTGCTGCGCAGCGCTTCGCGGAACGCGAACATCACCGCGGAGCGGCGCGCCGGCGCGGTGCGCGCCCAGCCGTCGAAGGCGACGCGGGCGGCCTGCACCGCCGCGTCGACGTCGGCGACGGCGGCCAAGGAAACGCGCGCCTGCACCTCGCCCGACGCGGGATCGTACACGTCGCCCCAGCGTCCGCTCGCACTTGCGTGCGCGGTGCCGTTGATGAAATGACCGAGCTCGCGAGTCGCCGTTTGCATCTTCTTCTGTTCGCGCCGTCCGGGAATCGGACCCACCGCGCCTTCCCGGACCCGGACGACGCCGCGCCGCGCGCGGTTCCCTCAGCGGACAGGCTGACCACGTCGATCGCCGTCTCTTGCGGCGGACCGGCAAACCCGCCCGGGATCCCCTTCTGCGTCGCCGGCAACAGCACGCTGTCGCGAAAGCGCTCCCGGCTCTCGTGCGAGTCGTGCATCGCCAGAATCGTCCACCCGCCCAGCGACGGACCGGCGGCGTGCGCGAGCAGGCCCTCCGGCAGACGACCAGGGGCCGGATGTAACACGGCGATCGTCGCGTCATACTGCGACTGCGTCCCGCCGGCGCAGAAATGTACGATTGCGAAGGCCACGAGGCTCCTATGCCCTCGTCAGGTCGCGCAGCGCGTCGACCATCGCGGGCGAGACGTCGGTGTGGTGATGGACGATTTTCCATGCGCCGCCTTCGCGGCGGTAGACGTTCGTGACGCGGCATTCGGCGGCGATCGCGCGTCCGGCGAGCCTGAACGTCCCGTACTCGATCCCGACTTCGTACGCCATCTCACCCGCCGATTGGAGATGCCGATCGCTCAGGTGGACGCTACCGCCCGTCGAGAGCTGCGCGACCGGTTCCAAGGAACTCCGCACGCGCTCCCACCTCTGATCGCGGCCCCCCGATCGGATGCATCGTGATGACGGAGTTGCTGTGCGACCAGATGTCGCCGAGCGAGCTCGCATCGCCGTTGAGCATGCGGTTGAGCGCCGCGTAGAACGTCTGGGACGCCCCGACGACGTCATCTTCAGTAGACATCGATCACTCGCGCTCCGTGAACGACGAGTGGTGTGCGAACGTGGTTCGCCCGTGACATCGTACCGATGCAGAACGAAGACGAGCAGGGCCGTCGGACTGCGCAGCGCGCCGCTGCTCCCGCACGCGGCACGGCGCTCCCGCGTTATGCCAGCTCGTCGAGACCGCGCTGCGCGCGTTCGCGCTCGCGACGATACTCATCGAGCTTCGCCCGCTCCGCGGCGACGACGTCGGGCGACGCCTTGGCGACGAATGCGTCGTTGGCGAGCTTCTTCTCCGAGCGCGCAACCTCGCCGTCGAGCCGCGCGAGTTCACGCGCGTAGCGCTCGCGCAGTTTCGCGCTGTCGGCGACGGCGCGGACCGCGAATACCCAGTCGCGGATCGCGCCGTTCCCGCCCGGGTACGTCGCGATCTCCGCCCGCACGATCGTCTCGATCGCCTCGACCACGTCGCGCTCGCCGGCGAGCGACGCTGGGATCTCCACCCGCAACCGGTCTTTCGGTGCGACGTGCCATTCGGCGCGGACGTTGCGGAGCTCGTCGATTTTCGCCATCACTGCGGCGAACGTCGCCGCGTCGTCGGGGAACGCCGGGATCTCC is a genomic window containing:
- a CDS encoding CoA-acylating methylmalonate-semialdehyde dehydrogenase, with amino-acid sequence MQTATRELGHFINGTAHASASGRWGDVYDPASGEVQARVSLAAVADVDAAVQAARVAFDGWARTAPARRSAVMFAFREALRSNMDRLARIVTAEHGKTFDDARGEVQRGLEVVEFACGIPQLLKGEFSENVGTGIDVKAVRQPLGVCAGITPFNFPAMVPMWMFPVAIACGNTFILKPSEKDPSLALEMAALLAECGLPAGVFNVVNGDKDAVNAILEHPGIDAVSFVGSTPIAQHVYTRAAATGKRVQALGGAKNHLVVMPDADLAQVTDALMGAAYGSAGERCMAISVAVAVGDATADAVIAQLRGRIASLKVSPGMEPGAEMGPLVTGEHLERVRGYVELAAKEGAQIVVDGRDADLPGRGFFLGATLLDRVTASMRVYREEIFGPVLSVVRASSYDEALALVNAHEFGNGVAIFTRDGDTARHFDANVKAGMVGINVPIPVPVAYHSFGGWKRSLFGDTYVHGNEGVRFYTHLKTTTTRWPTGIRAGAEFVMPTMK
- a CDS encoding nuclear transport factor 2 family protein encodes the protein MRSSLEPVAQLSTGGSVHLSDRHLQSAGEMAYEVGIEYGTFRLAGRAIAAECRVTNVYRREGGAWKIVHHHTDVSPAMVDALRDLTRA